In Sphingomonas oryzagri, the genomic stretch TCATTGACCGAACGGGCGGCCGGGATGACTTCCGGCAGGTGACCCAGCTCGATCGCGCGGTGCGAGAGGTAATAGGGGTCGACGCCGATGCAGTGGCCGCCGACCAGACCCGGTGTGAAGGGCAGGAAGTTCCACTTGGTCTTCGCCGCGTCGATCACGTCCCAGATGCTGACGCCGAGCTTGGAGAAGATGCGCGTCGCCTCGTTCATGAAGGCGATGTTGACGTCGCGCTGCGCATTCTCGATCGCCTTGGCGCCCTCGGCCGCCTTGATCGAGGCGGCGCGGAAGGTGCCGCCGGAGGTGACGCGCTCGTAGATCTTCGACACGCGGTCGGTGGTCTCGGGGCTGTCGCCCGACACCACCTTGATGATGCGGTCGACGGTATGCTCGCGGTCGCCCGGATTGATCCGTTCCGGCGAGTAACCGACGAAGAAGTCCTCCTTCCAGGTCAGGCCGGAAGCCTGCTCCATGGCGGGGACGCAGAGTTCCTCGGTGACGCCCGGATAGACGGTGCTCTCGAAGATGATCAGCGGCTTGCGGACGCCGTGCAGCATCCTGCCGACCATCTCGGAGGCCGAGAGGAGGGCGCGCAGGTCCGGCCGGTTGCGCTCGTCGACCGGCGTGGGGACGGTGACGATGTAGACATCGGCCGCCGCGCAGGCATCGGCCCTGGCGGCATATTGGAGTTCGGACGCCGCGAGGCGCGTGTCGTCGATCTCGTCGGTGCGATCGTGCCCGGCCTTAAGTTCCGCTATGCGGCCCTCATCGATGTCGAGGCCGACGGTCGGAAAGCTCTTGGCCAGAGCGACGGCAAGCGGAAGGCCGACATAGCCCAGTCCCACCACGACGACGGATTGAACGGCCACCTCGGCGGCGGCCGGAACGGAGCGGAGATCGGCGATGCGTGCGTCCATGGCCACGCTTCATAGGGCCAGCACGTAAAGGCTTCGTCAATTCCGATGGCGATCGGATCCGTACCGGATCGAGACGCCGCCTATTGAAAAACGCGCTGCGGCCGCCGAAATGGGCGACAAATCCTCCATCAAGGAGTCCTATCATGACCCAGGAAATCGCGACGCTGGCCGGAGGCTGCTTCTGGTGCGTCGAGGCGGTGTTCGACGACGTGATCGGCGTCGAATCCGTCGAGAGCGGCTATATCGGCGGCACAGTCGCCAACCCGACCTACAAGCAGGTGTGCGGCGGCGATACCGGCCATGCCGAGGCGATCCGTATCGCCTTCGATCCGGCCGTGATCAGCTATGACGACATCCTCGACATCTTCTTCCACATCCACGACCCGACCCAGCTCAACCGGCAGGGTAACGACGTCGGCACCCAGTATCGTTCGGCGATCTTTCCCCACTCTGCAGAGCAGGAAGCGTCGGCGCGGCACGCGATCGAGCGGGCGCAGTCCGATTGGGACAAGCCGGTCGTCACCACCATCGAGCCGGAGGCGCCATGGTACGTCGCCGAGGATTATCACCAGGAATATTTCGAGCGGGAAGGGGCCGGCAATGCCTATTGCATGGCGGTCGTCGCACCCAAGCTGCAAAAGTTCAGGAAGAGCTACGCAGCTCGGCTGAAGCGTCAGGCGGCGGCCGTATCGTAAATGGATTGTAAAGGACGTGGCGGGTCTAGTTGCAATGCAGCAAGACTCGCCGCTTTAGCGGATGACCAGCGCGATCAGGCCTGCCCAACAGGCTGAACCGCACACCATGCCGGTCATCAAGGCGACCGCGAATTGACGCGGCATCATGTCGATATCCTTGCGCACCATGGTCAGGTCCTCATTCCTGTCCCCTTATGACTTGTTTCTGCCTATCAAGTTATTAATCGGCGACCGAAGGGGAGGTTCCACTTTCGTCGAATGCGGCGCGGAGCGCTCCTCGCTTTGCACGACGGGGTGCCGGCGCTAGGAGGGGCCATGCCTCCCAGTTTCCGTTTCGAGCGCGATCATCCCGAACCCTGCGCCGGCGTCGACGAGGCCGGACGTGGTCCGCTCGCCGGGCCGGTGGTGGCCGCCGCCGTGATCCTCGACCGGCGGCGCG encodes the following:
- a CDS encoding nucleotide sugar dehydrogenase, which produces MDARIADLRSVPAAAEVAVQSVVVVGLGYVGLPLAVALAKSFPTVGLDIDEGRIAELKAGHDRTDEIDDTRLAASELQYAARADACAAADVYIVTVPTPVDERNRPDLRALLSASEMVGRMLHGVRKPLIIFESTVYPGVTEELCVPAMEQASGLTWKEDFFVGYSPERINPGDREHTVDRIIKVVSGDSPETTDRVSKIYERVTSGGTFRAASIKAAEGAKAIENAQRDVNIAFMNEATRIFSKLGVSIWDVIDAAKTKWNFLPFTPGLVGGHCIGVDPYYLSHRAIELGHLPEVIPAARSVNDDMARWIADTLHLTLKRRSLRVLILGVTFKEDVPDLRNSKVGDIVKRFWFHGHSVTVHDPHADAAEAERDYGVHLDPEALDQRYDLVVAAVSHRFYREMDDATLAGLVEEDGLFADVKGVFRGRDIGRAMWSL
- the msrA gene encoding peptide-methionine (S)-S-oxide reductase MsrA — encoded protein: MTQEIATLAGGCFWCVEAVFDDVIGVESVESGYIGGTVANPTYKQVCGGDTGHAEAIRIAFDPAVISYDDILDIFFHIHDPTQLNRQGNDVGTQYRSAIFPHSAEQEASARHAIERAQSDWDKPVVTTIEPEAPWYVAEDYHQEYFEREGAGNAYCMAVVAPKLQKFRKSYAARLKRQAAAVS